Proteins encoded in a region of the Variovorax sp. PAMC 28711 genome:
- the asd gene encoding aspartate-semialdehyde dehydrogenase produces the protein MAYASQTLVGLIGWRGMVGSVLMDRMQAEGDFGLIEPVFFSTSNTGGKAPAMAKNETTLKDAHDIDALKKCDIVITCQGGDYTSEVFPKLRAAGWNGHWIDAASTLRMNDDAIIVLDPVNLPVIQNALAKGGKNWIGGNCTVSCMLMGVGALYKAGLVEWMTSMTYQAASGGGAQHMRELLTQFGTINAEVRSLLDDPKSAILEIDRKVLHKQQNLSAAETANFGAPLGGSLIPWIDKDLGDGMSKEEWKAGAETNKILGQGAAFGTTATPVDGFCVRVGAMRCHSQALTFKLRKDVPLADVEALIAADNEWVRVVPNTREATVSDLTPVSVTGTMGIPVGRLRKLAMGPEYLGAFTVGDQLLWGAAEPLRRMLRILLQG, from the coding sequence ATGGCGTACGCATCCCAAACTCTCGTCGGTCTCATCGGCTGGCGCGGCATGGTCGGCTCGGTCCTGATGGACCGCATGCAGGCCGAAGGCGACTTCGGTCTCATCGAGCCGGTCTTCTTCTCGACATCCAACACCGGCGGCAAGGCCCCGGCGATGGCGAAGAACGAGACCACGCTGAAGGATGCGCACGACATCGACGCGCTGAAGAAGTGCGACATCGTCATCACTTGCCAGGGCGGCGACTACACCAGCGAGGTATTCCCCAAGCTGCGGGCTGCCGGCTGGAATGGCCACTGGATCGACGCCGCCTCGACGCTGCGCATGAACGACGACGCGATCATCGTGCTCGACCCGGTCAACCTACCGGTCATCCAGAACGCGCTCGCCAAGGGTGGCAAGAACTGGATCGGCGGCAACTGCACCGTCAGCTGCATGCTGATGGGCGTGGGGGCGCTCTACAAGGCCGGCCTGGTCGAGTGGATGACCAGCATGACCTATCAAGCCGCATCGGGCGGTGGCGCGCAGCACATGCGCGAACTGCTCACCCAGTTCGGCACGATCAATGCCGAAGTTCGCTCGCTGCTCGACGATCCGAAGTCCGCCATCCTAGAGATCGACCGGAAGGTGCTGCACAAGCAGCAGAACCTGAGTGCCGCCGAAACGGCCAATTTCGGCGCGCCGCTGGGCGGCTCGCTGATCCCATGGATCGACAAGGACCTGGGCGACGGCATGTCCAAGGAAGAATGGAAGGCCGGCGCTGAAACCAACAAGATCCTCGGCCAGGGCGCAGCCTTCGGCACCACCGCGACGCCGGTCGACGGTTTCTGCGTGCGCGTCGGCGCCATGCGATGCCACAGCCAGGCGCTCACGTTCAAGCTCAGGAAGGATGTGCCGCTGGCGGATGTCGAGGCGCTGATCGCCGCCGACAACGAGTGGGTGCGCGTGGTGCCGAACACGCGCGAGGCGACGGTCAGTGACCTGACGCCGGTGTCGGTGACGGGCACGATGGGCATTCCGGTCGGCCGCCTGCGCAAGCTGGCGATGGGCCCGGAGTACCTCGGCGCCTTCACCGTCGGCGACCAATTGCTGTGGGGCGCCGCCGAACCGTTGCGCCGCATGCTGCGCATCCTGCTGCAAGGCTGA
- the leuB gene encoding 3-isopropylmalate dehydrogenase, translated as MKIAVLPGDGIGTEIVAEAIRVLDVLDLPFEMETALVGGAAFEAHGHPLPEATLKLAKEADAVLFGAVGDWKYDKLDRPLRPEQAILGLRKNLGLFANFRPAICYEQLVDASSLKPELVAGLDILIIRELTGDIYFGQPRGRRTAVDGHFPGAEEAFDTMRYSRPEIERIAHVAFKAAQKRDKRVTSVDKANVLETFQFWKDIVTEVGKQYPDVALDHMYVDNAAMQLVKEPKKFDVIVTGNMFGDILSDAAAMLTGSIGMLPSASLNASNQGLYEPSHGSAPDIAGKGVANPLATILSAAMMLRFSLHQTEAADRIESAVKSVLAAGFRTGDIWSAGTKRVGTREMGDAVVAALASTTKKTITG; from the coding sequence ATGAAAATCGCAGTTCTCCCGGGTGACGGCATCGGCACCGAAATCGTCGCCGAGGCCATTCGCGTCCTCGACGTGCTCGACCTCCCGTTCGAAATGGAAACGGCCCTCGTCGGCGGCGCCGCCTTTGAAGCGCACGGCCATCCGTTGCCCGAGGCCACGCTCAAGCTCGCCAAGGAGGCCGACGCCGTGCTGTTCGGCGCGGTCGGCGACTGGAAGTACGACAAGCTCGACCGGCCGCTGCGCCCTGAGCAGGCCATTCTGGGCCTGCGCAAGAACCTCGGCCTCTTCGCGAACTTTCGTCCGGCCATCTGCTACGAGCAGCTGGTCGATGCATCGAGCCTCAAGCCCGAGCTGGTCGCCGGCCTGGACATCCTCATCATTCGCGAACTGACCGGCGACATCTACTTCGGCCAGCCACGCGGCCGCCGCACGGCGGTCGACGGGCACTTCCCCGGCGCTGAAGAAGCCTTCGACACGATGCGCTATTCGCGCCCCGAGATCGAGCGCATCGCGCACGTCGCCTTCAAGGCGGCGCAAAAGCGCGACAAGCGCGTGACCAGCGTCGACAAGGCCAACGTGCTGGAGACTTTCCAGTTCTGGAAAGACATCGTCACCGAGGTCGGCAAGCAATACCCCGACGTCGCGCTCGACCACATGTACGTCGACAATGCCGCGATGCAGCTGGTCAAGGAACCGAAGAAATTCGACGTCATCGTCACGGGCAACATGTTCGGCGACATCCTGTCGGACGCGGCCGCGATGCTCACCGGCTCGATCGGCATGCTGCCGTCGGCGTCTCTCAACGCGAGCAACCAGGGCCTGTACGAACCGAGCCACGGCAGCGCGCCAGACATCGCTGGCAAGGGGGTGGCGAATCCTTTGGCTACAATCCTGTCCGCTGCCATGATGCTCCGCTTCTCCCTCCACCAAACCGAAGCTGCCGACCGAATCGAGTCGGCGGTCAAGTCGGTGCTCGCCGCGGGCTTTCGCACCGGCGACATCTGGTCGGCGGGCACGAAGCGCGTCGGCACCCGCGAGATGGGTGACGCGGTCGTTGCAGCGCTCGCTTCCACCACCAAAAAGACGATTACCGGCTAA
- the leuD gene encoding 3-isopropylmalate dehydratase small subunit yields MQKFTVHKGLVAPMDRENVDTDAIIPKQFLKSIRKTGFGPNLFDAWRYLDPGEPGQDPASRKPNPDFILNQPRYAGASVLITRKNFGCGSSREHAPWALDQYGFRAIIAPSYADIFFNNSFKNGLLPIVLPEAKVAQLFDETFAFPGYSLTVDLERQVVIKPDGTEFAFDVQPFRKYCLLNGLDDIGLTLQKKDKIKAFETERLAQKPWLAHTMVG; encoded by the coding sequence ATGCAGAAATTCACCGTGCACAAAGGCCTCGTGGCCCCGATGGACCGCGAGAACGTCGACACCGACGCGATCATTCCGAAGCAATTCCTCAAATCGATCCGCAAGACCGGCTTCGGCCCGAATCTGTTCGACGCGTGGCGCTACCTCGATCCGGGCGAGCCCGGCCAGGACCCCGCTTCGCGCAAACCGAACCCCGATTTCATCCTGAACCAGCCGCGCTACGCCGGCGCATCGGTGCTGATCACGCGCAAGAACTTCGGTTGCGGCTCGTCGCGAGAACACGCACCGTGGGCGCTCGACCAGTACGGCTTTCGCGCCATCATCGCGCCGAGCTACGCCGACATCTTCTTCAACAACAGCTTCAAGAACGGCCTGCTGCCGATCGTGTTGCCAGAAGCGAAGGTGGCGCAGTTGTTCGACGAGACCTTCGCGTTCCCCGGCTACAGCCTGACCGTCGACCTCGAACGCCAGGTCGTGATCAAGCCCGACGGCACCGAGTTCGCGTTCGACGTCCAGCCTTTCCGCAAGTACTGCCTGCTCAACGGGCTGGACGACATCGGCCTGACGTTGCAGAAGAAAGACAAGATCAAGGCCTTCGAGACCGAACGCCTTGCGCAAAAGCCCTGGCTCGCCCACACGATGGTCGGCTGA
- the leuC gene encoding 3-isopropylmalate dehydratase large subunit gives MARTLYDKLWDEHVVHTEEDGTSILYIDRHLVHEVTSPQAFEGLRVAGRKLWRISSVVATADHNTPTTHWERGYDGITDPISKEQITTLDSNISEFGAAAFFPFLSKRQGIVHVIGPESGATLPGMTVVCGDSHTSTHGAFGALAHGIGTSEVEHVMATQTLLAKKAKNLLVKVEGKLPLGCTAKDIVLAIIGKIGTAGGTGYTIEFAGSAIRDLSMEGRMTVCNMAIEAGARAGLVAVDEKTIAYVKGRSFAPTGVEWDHAVTYWKTLQSDPGATFDAVVELDATQILPQVTWGTSPEMVTDINGRVPDPDKEKDANKRDAIERALAYMGLEPNKPMNDIFIDKVFIGSCTNSRIEDMREAAAVVKKIGQKIAKNVKLAMVVPGSGVVKEQAEREGLDVIFKAAGFEWREPGCSMCLAMNADRLEPGERCASTSNRNFEGRQGAGGRTHLVSPAMAAAAAVHGHFVDVRTLA, from the coding sequence ATGGCACGCACGCTCTACGACAAGCTTTGGGACGAACACGTCGTCCACACCGAGGAAGACGGCACCTCGATCCTCTACATCGACCGGCATCTGGTCCATGAGGTGACCAGCCCGCAAGCCTTCGAAGGCCTGCGCGTGGCGGGCCGCAAGCTCTGGCGCATCAGCTCGGTGGTCGCAACGGCCGACCACAACACGCCCACCACCCACTGGGAGCGCGGCTACGACGGCATCACTGACCCGATCAGCAAGGAGCAGATCACCACGCTGGACAGCAACATCAGCGAATTCGGCGCGGCGGCGTTCTTCCCATTCCTCTCCAAACGTCAGGGCATCGTGCACGTGATCGGCCCCGAATCGGGCGCGACGCTGCCGGGCATGACGGTGGTCTGCGGCGACTCGCACACCTCGACGCACGGCGCGTTCGGCGCGCTGGCGCACGGCATCGGCACCAGCGAGGTCGAGCACGTGATGGCCACGCAGACCCTGCTTGCCAAGAAGGCCAAGAACCTGCTCGTGAAGGTCGAAGGCAAGCTGCCGCTGGGCTGCACCGCGAAGGACATCGTGCTCGCGATCATCGGCAAGATCGGCACCGCGGGCGGCACCGGCTACACCATCGAATTCGCGGGCTCGGCGATTCGCGACCTCAGCATGGAAGGCCGCATGACGGTTTGCAACATGGCGATCGAAGCGGGCGCGCGCGCCGGCCTCGTCGCCGTGGACGAGAAGACCATCGCGTACGTGAAGGGCCGCTCTTTCGCGCCCACCGGCGTCGAATGGGACCACGCCGTCACCTACTGGAAGACGCTGCAGTCCGACCCCGGCGCGACCTTCGACGCCGTCGTCGAACTCGACGCGACGCAAATCCTGCCGCAAGTGACCTGGGGTACCTCGCCCGAAATGGTCACCGACATCAACGGCCGCGTGCCCGATCCCGACAAGGAAAAGGACGCCAACAAGCGCGACGCGATCGAGCGCGCACTGGCCTACATGGGCCTGGAACCCAACAAGCCGATGAACGACATCTTCATCGACAAGGTGTTCATCGGCTCGTGCACCAACTCGCGCATCGAAGACATGCGCGAAGCCGCCGCGGTCGTGAAGAAAATCGGCCAGAAGATCGCGAAGAACGTCAAGCTGGCGATGGTCGTGCCGGGCTCCGGCGTCGTGAAGGAACAGGCCGAGCGCGAAGGCCTCGACGTGATCTTCAAGGCCGCCGGCTTCGAGTGGCGCGAACCCGGTTGCTCGATGTGCCTCGCGATGAACGCCGACCGCCTCGAGCCCGGCGAGCGTTGCGCGTCAACCAGCAATCGCAACTTCGAAGGCCGGCAAGGCGCCGGTGGCCGCACGCACCTCGTGAGCCCAGCGATGGCCGCCGCCGCCGCCGTGCACGGCCACTTCGTCGACGTCCGCACCCTGGCCTGA
- a CDS encoding LysR substrate-binding domain-containing protein, translating into MSQSSQSERSFARRIDLTSLQLFVAVCELGSIGRAAEREFIAASAISKRLSDLEATLNTTLLYRHARGVDLTPAGESLLHHARSVLYSLEKMQGELSEYADGVRGHVRVHANISAIVQFLPEDLGVFTRAHEAIKIDLEEHLSSEVLRAVQEGAADLGICHVADGSSELQSLPYRRDRLVLIVPAAHALATELAVDFVATLDDDHVGLHTNSSIYVAMHQAALDAGRAIRLRIHVTGLDAMCRMIDNGLGVGVMPERAFDLLQAGIGSRLVRVALNDAWAEREIRLVARDFSTLPVAARTLVKHLHGAT; encoded by the coding sequence ATGTCCCAATCGTCCCAATCCGAACGCAGCTTCGCCCGCCGCATCGACCTCACGTCGTTGCAACTGTTCGTGGCCGTTTGCGAACTCGGCAGCATCGGACGCGCTGCCGAGCGTGAATTCATCGCTGCCTCGGCCATCAGCAAGCGACTCTCCGACCTCGAAGCCACGCTCAACACCACCCTGCTCTATCGCCATGCGCGCGGCGTCGACCTGACCCCGGCTGGCGAAAGCCTGCTGCACCATGCGCGTTCGGTGCTCTACAGCCTCGAGAAGATGCAGGGCGAGCTCAGCGAATACGCCGACGGCGTGCGCGGCCACGTGCGGGTGCACGCCAACATCTCGGCCATCGTGCAGTTTCTGCCGGAAGACCTCGGCGTTTTCACGCGCGCCCACGAGGCCATCAAGATCGACCTCGAAGAACATTTGTCGAGCGAAGTGCTGCGCGCGGTGCAGGAAGGTGCTGCCGACCTCGGCATTTGCCACGTGGCCGACGGCAGCAGCGAACTTCAGAGCCTGCCGTACCGGCGCGATCGTCTGGTGTTGATCGTGCCCGCGGCGCATGCCCTGGCGACGGAGTTGGCCGTAGATTTCGTCGCGACGCTGGACGACGACCACGTCGGCCTGCATACCAACAGCTCGATCTACGTCGCGATGCACCAGGCCGCGCTCGACGCCGGCCGCGCGATCCGCTTGCGCATCCACGTGACAGGCCTCGACGCGATGTGCCGAATGATCGACAACGGCCTCGGCGTCGGCGTGATGCCTGAGCGCGCGTTCGACCTGCTGCAGGCCGGCATCGGCAGCCGGCTCGTGCGCGTCGCGCTGAACGACGCCTGGGCCGAGCGCGAAATCCGGCTCGTCGCGCGCGACTTCTCGACGCTTCCCGTCGCAGCCCGCACGCTCGTGAAGCACCTGCACGGCGCAACCTGA
- a CDS encoding entericidin A/B family lipoprotein — MTFAFGITLSGCNTMAGAGQDIQKGGAKIENAAEKKN, encoded by the coding sequence ATGACCTTTGCCTTCGGCATCACCCTTTCCGGTTGCAACACCATGGCCGGCGCAGGCCAGGACATCCAGAAGGGTGGCGCGAAGATCGAGAACGCCGCCGAAAAGAAGAACTGA
- a CDS encoding FAD assembly factor SdhE translates to MQATDPSGALIGVRALSKLRWRCRRGLLENDLFIARFFDRHESSLTLGQAQALETLMDLADNDLLDLLLRRKEPEAELATAPVVDLLKLMRTPPTPASFSQS, encoded by the coding sequence ATGCAAGCCACCGACCCCTCCGGCGCACTGATCGGCGTTCGCGCGCTGAGCAAGCTGCGATGGCGTTGCCGACGCGGCCTGCTTGAAAACGACCTGTTCATTGCCCGGTTTTTCGATCGGCATGAATCCAGCTTGACCCTTGGGCAAGCGCAGGCACTGGAGACGTTGATGGATCTGGCAGACAACGACTTGCTCGATCTGCTGCTCCGCCGCAAGGAGCCGGAGGCCGAACTGGCCACCGCACCGGTTGTCGATTTGTTGAAACTGATGCGCACGCCACCAACGCCGGCTTCCTTTTCCCAATCCTGA
- a CDS encoding succinate dehydrogenase iron-sulfur subunit: protein MKRTFQIYRYDPDKDAKPYMQTIEIELDGHERMLLDALMKLKAQDPTLSFRRSCREGVCGSDAMNINGKNGLACLTNMLTLKGTIVLKPLPGLPVIRDLIVDMTQFFKQYNSIKPYLQNDNVPPEKERLQSPEEREELDGLYECILCASCSTSCPSFWWNPDKFVGPAGLLQAYRFIADSRDEATAERLDNLEDPYRLFRCHTIMNCVDVCPKNLNPTKAIGKIKELMVRRAV from the coding sequence ATGAAGCGCACATTCCAGATTTACCGCTACGACCCGGACAAGGACGCCAAGCCTTACATGCAGACCATCGAGATCGAACTCGACGGCCACGAGCGCATGCTGCTGGACGCCTTGATGAAGCTCAAGGCGCAAGACCCGACGCTGTCGTTCCGCCGCTCGTGCCGCGAGGGCGTCTGCGGCTCCGACGCAATGAACATCAACGGCAAGAACGGTCTCGCCTGCCTGACCAACATGCTCACGCTCAAGGGCACGATCGTGTTGAAGCCGCTGCCGGGCCTGCCCGTCATCCGCGACCTGATCGTTGATATGACGCAGTTCTTCAAGCAGTACAACTCGATCAAGCCATACCTGCAGAACGACAACGTGCCGCCTGAAAAGGAACGCCTGCAGAGCCCCGAGGAGCGCGAAGAGCTCGACGGCCTCTACGAGTGCATCCTGTGCGCGAGCTGCTCGACCAGCTGCCCGAGCTTCTGGTGGAACCCGGACAAGTTCGTTGGCCCCGCCGGCCTGCTGCAGGCCTATCGCTTCATCGCCGACAGCCGCGACGAAGCCACCGCCGAACGCCTGGACAATCTGGAAGACCCGTATCGCCTCTTCCGCTGCCACACGATCATGAACTGCGTCGACGTGTGCCCGAAGAACCTGAACCCGACCAAGGCGATCGGCAAGATCAAGGAGCTCATGGTCCGCCGCGCGGTCTGA
- the sdhA gene encoding succinate dehydrogenase flavoprotein subunit: MTYTKDQITKRKFDVVIVGAGGSGMRASLQLARAGLNVAVLSKVFPTRSHTVAAQGGIGASLGNMSEDNWHYHFYDTIKGSDWLGDQDAIEYMCREAPKVVYELEHFGMPFDRNPDGTIYQRPFGGHTANYGEKPVQRACAAADRTGHAMLHTLYQKNVEARTQFFVEWMALDLIRDDEGDVVGVTALEMETGDLHILQAKTVLLATGGAGRIFQASTNAFINTGDGLGMAARSGIPLQDMEFWQFHPTGVAGAGVLLTEGCRGEGAILLNSNGERFMERYAPTMKDLAPRDFVSRSMDQEIKEGRGCGPNKDYIHMKLDHLGAETIHKRLPSVYEIGINFANVDVTKEPIPVVPTIHYQMGGIPTNINGQVVIQKGEENSAVVNGLYAVGECSCVSVHGANRLGTNSLLDLLVFGKAAGNHIVEFNDKLKEHKALPADAADRSLERLNQLEDSTSGEYAQDVANDIRTVMQQHAAVFRKQASMDEGVAKIAAMRERVNAITLKDKSKVFNTARIEALEVDNLIEVAQATMVSAAARTECRGAHTVEDYERPADDPVAPLGRDDAKWMKHTLWYSEANRLSYKPVQLKPLTVASVPPKVRTF; encoded by the coding sequence ATGACTTACACAAAAGACCAAATCACCAAGCGCAAGTTCGACGTCGTCATCGTCGGCGCCGGCGGCTCGGGCATGCGTGCCTCGCTGCAACTGGCGCGCGCCGGCCTCAACGTGGCCGTGCTGTCCAAGGTGTTTCCGACGCGCTCGCACACGGTGGCCGCGCAAGGCGGCATCGGCGCCTCGCTCGGCAACATGAGCGAAGACAACTGGCACTACCACTTCTACGACACGATCAAGGGTTCCGACTGGCTCGGCGACCAGGATGCGATCGAGTACATGTGCCGTGAAGCACCCAAGGTGGTGTACGAGCTCGAACATTTCGGCATGCCGTTCGACCGCAACCCCGACGGCACGATCTACCAGCGTCCGTTCGGCGGCCACACCGCCAACTACGGCGAAAAGCCGGTGCAGCGCGCTTGCGCCGCAGCCGACCGCACCGGTCACGCGATGCTGCACACGCTCTACCAGAAGAACGTCGAGGCTCGCACACAGTTCTTCGTCGAATGGATGGCACTCGACCTGATCCGCGACGACGAAGGCGACGTGGTCGGCGTGACCGCGCTCGAGATGGAAACCGGCGACCTGCACATCCTGCAGGCCAAGACCGTGCTGCTGGCCACCGGCGGCGCCGGGCGGATCTTCCAGGCTTCGACCAATGCCTTCATCAACACCGGCGACGGCCTGGGGATGGCGGCGCGTTCGGGCATCCCGCTGCAGGACATGGAGTTCTGGCAGTTCCACCCGACCGGCGTGGCCGGCGCGGGCGTGCTGCTGACCGAAGGTTGCCGCGGCGAAGGCGCCATCCTGCTCAACAGCAACGGCGAGCGCTTCATGGAGCGCTATGCGCCGACCATGAAGGACCTGGCACCGCGCGACTTCGTGTCGCGCTCGATGGACCAGGAGATCAAGGAAGGTCGCGGCTGCGGTCCCAACAAGGACTACATCCACATGAAGCTCGACCACTTGGGCGCCGAGACGATCCACAAGCGCCTGCCGTCGGTGTACGAGATCGGCATCAACTTCGCGAACGTCGACGTCACGAAGGAACCGATCCCGGTCGTGCCGACCATCCATTACCAGATGGGTGGCATCCCGACCAACATCAACGGCCAGGTCGTCATCCAGAAGGGTGAAGAGAACAGCGCTGTGGTCAACGGTCTGTATGCGGTCGGCGAATGCTCCTGCGTGAGCGTGCATGGCGCGAACCGCCTGGGCACCAACTCGCTGCTCGACCTGCTGGTGTTCGGCAAGGCGGCCGGCAACCACATCGTCGAATTCAACGACAAGCTCAAAGAGCACAAGGCACTGCCGGCCGACGCGGCCGACCGCTCGCTCGAGCGTCTGAACCAGCTTGAAGACTCGACCTCGGGCGAATACGCGCAGGACGTGGCCAACGACATCCGTACCGTCATGCAGCAGCACGCCGCCGTGTTCCGAAAGCAAGCGTCGATGGACGAAGGCGTGGCCAAGATCGCCGCGATGCGCGAGCGCGTCAACGCGATCACGCTGAAAGACAAGTCCAAGGTGTTCAACACCGCGCGCATCGAAGCGCTCGAAGTCGACAACCTGATCGAAGTGGCGCAGGCCACGATGGTGTCGGCGGCGGCTCGCACGGAATGCCGCGGCGCGCACACGGTCGAAGACTACGAGCGCCCGGCCGATGATCCGGTCGCACCACTCGGCCGCGACGACGCCAAATGGATGAAGCACACGCTTTGGTACAGCGAAGCGAACCGCCTGTCTTACAAGCCGGTCCAGCTCAAGCCGCTGACTGTCGCCTCCGTGCCGCCCAAAGTCCGCACGTTCTGA
- the sdhD gene encoding succinate dehydrogenase, hydrophobic membrane anchor protein yields MAVNYGTKRIVVGAHYGLRDWLSQRITGGLMALFTIILLAQVLFARGPIGYDKWAGIFSAQWMKVLTFVVIASLLYHVWVGMRDIWMDYVQPVAIRLACQIFTIVWLVGCAGWAIQVLWRL; encoded by the coding sequence ATGGCAGTGAACTACGGCACCAAGCGCATCGTCGTCGGCGCGCACTACGGACTTCGCGACTGGCTCAGCCAGCGCATCACGGGCGGCCTGATGGCCCTTTTCACGATCATCCTGCTCGCACAAGTGCTCTTTGCGCGCGGCCCGATCGGCTACGACAAGTGGGCGGGCATCTTCTCGGCGCAGTGGATGAAGGTGCTCACCTTCGTCGTGATTGCCTCGTTGCTCTACCACGTGTGGGTCGGCATGCGCGACATCTGGATGGACTACGTCCAGCCCGTCGCCATCCGCCTCGCTTGCCAAATTTTCACCATCGTCTGGCTTGTCGGATGCGCCGGCTGGGCCATCCAGGTTCTCTGGAGACTGTGA
- the sdhC gene encoding succinate dehydrogenase, cytochrome b556 subunit, whose product MTELASASRSKRREFRNINAFTDLTTYRLPPAGIVSILHRVSGAMMFLLLPFIIWMFDTSISSDISFARFTAAFNIGIGVVPGWFIKLVALALIWAYLHHFIAGLRHLWMDVSHAAVTKEFGKTSAIVTLALSIGLTIVLGLKLFGAY is encoded by the coding sequence ATGACAGAGCTTGCCTCCGCCTCGCGGTCCAAACGCCGCGAGTTTCGCAATATCAACGCCTTCACCGATCTGACGACCTACCGGCTCCCGCCGGCCGGCATCGTGTCGATCCTGCACCGCGTCAGCGGCGCGATGATGTTCCTGCTGCTGCCGTTCATCATCTGGATGTTCGACACCTCGATCTCTTCGGACATCTCGTTCGCCCGCTTCACGGCCGCGTTCAATATCGGCATCGGCGTCGTTCCGGGCTGGTTCATCAAGCTCGTCGCGCTCGCGCTGATCTGGGCGTATTTGCACCACTTCATCGCGGGCCTGCGCCACCTCTGGATGGACGTGAGCCATGCCGCCGTCACCAAGGAGTTCGGCAAGACCTCCGCCATTGTCACGCTCGCGCTCAGCATCGGTCTCACGATCGTGCTCGGCCTGAAGCTGTTCGGCGCTTACTGA
- a CDS encoding GntR family transcriptional regulator — translation MNAPTAIVEPATPSFSPLYQQIKSLILQSLQAGEWKPGEPIPSEMDLSARFRVSQGTVRKAIDELAAENLVVRRQGKGTFVATHAEQHVQYRFLKLVPDNGDLATEGPAERTIVDCKRLRAAADIARALALRTGDAVLQVRRVLAYGGVPTILEDLWLPGAPFKGLTAERLRAWRGPMYALFETEFGVRMVRAEEKIRAVLPDAAQAALLGVPVGMPLLSVERVATTYHDAPMELRRALYRTDTHHYRNELG, via the coding sequence ATGAACGCCCCCACCGCCATCGTCGAACCCGCGACGCCGTCTTTCAGCCCGCTCTACCAGCAGATCAAGTCCTTGATCCTGCAGAGCCTGCAAGCCGGCGAATGGAAGCCGGGCGAGCCGATTCCCAGCGAAATGGACCTGTCCGCTCGTTTCCGGGTGAGCCAAGGCACGGTGCGCAAGGCCATCGACGAACTGGCCGCCGAAAACCTGGTGGTGCGTCGCCAGGGCAAGGGCACGTTCGTCGCCACGCATGCCGAACAGCATGTGCAATACCGGTTCCTGAAGCTGGTGCCCGATAACGGCGACCTCGCCACCGAAGGTCCGGCCGAACGCACGATCGTCGACTGCAAGCGCCTGCGCGCCGCGGCCGACATCGCCCGCGCCCTCGCGCTGCGCACCGGGGACGCCGTGCTGCAGGTGCGACGCGTGCTGGCTTACGGCGGCGTGCCGACCATCCTCGAAGACCTGTGGCTGCCGGGTGCGCCCTTCAAGGGCCTTACCGCCGAGCGCCTCAGAGCCTGGCGCGGCCCCATGTATGCGCTGTTCGAAACCGAGTTCGGCGTGCGCATGGTGCGGGCCGAAGAAAAAATCCGCGCCGTGCTGCCCGATGCGGCGCAAGCGGCGCTGCTCGGGGTGCCGGTCGGCATGCCGCTGCTCAGCGTGGAACGGGTCGCCACCACTTACCACGACGCACCAATGGAGCTGCGACGCGCCCTCTATCGCACCGACACGCACCATTACAGAAACGAACTCGGCTGA